The genomic stretch CGGTcaactaaacacacacaaagcagATAGGGCCCGAAGAGGAAGACGGAATTGGAAGGCAAGGAGGCATGGGGCTAGGGGCTAGGGGCATGGGTCATGGgacctggctctggctctggctcaaGCCAGAAACCCCAAACAAAACTGTCGCCAAAGACGAACTTCATCTTGATGCGGTCGGATTCAATTAGATGTTGCCAGACCGAAACCGAAAAGGAAACCTAAGCCAAGTCTCGATTCAAAGTTTAAAGTTTTTTCTGGGCTGGCAAGAAAAAATACCAGCAAGAATACCAGCAAGATTCGAGTTTTGTGACTGTCACTACTCCGTAGTGAGAAATTACATTTTCCAAGAGATATCATTCTGGTTCTGGGGCTACATGGTTCTTTCAAATAGTGTTCAGTGTGAACGCTATCGAGTATCAATCTCAAAGTGGAGATATTCCCAAGAGTATCCAGAACGTTGCAGTTGTGGCAAAAGCGATCGAATGTTGAAGGTTTTGGATGATTTCCTCTGAGTGCTGAATACACGTATGCGAACACAATATACCCATGGAATTTACGATTGACGGGTATTCAAACACGTAGCAAAGAAAAGTCAAGTAAAGTTTGATTAGAAGGCGTTGCCGGCTTGGGACCCGGAACCAGAAATCAGGAACCAGGAACGAGGAACCCTGCTAAGACATCGGTCAGTTTAGCCAGGAAAAAAGCGTCCAAATTACATCCTCCACACCCTGGGCCGCGCCGGGCGAGAGCCGGCACAGAGTCGGGGCTACtgtgcattttgcattttgcacatttgcatttgcatgccTGCTACCACAAACGGCCTGGGGCACCgtcatcgacatcgacatcgacgtcgacgtcgacatCGTGGCGCATTATTAAAGATGCATAGCTTGAAATATTCAATCAGATTTGAGGGGGCGTGGATGAAGGGGCAGGGCGTATACAGTGGTGCCACAAAGTTGGCAGCGCCATCGTCGCTGTGTTGATTTATGCAACATTGACGTTGACGCTGCAAAGTCACATTTGGTTTCTGGTCGAGAGCTGTTGGGGCCTGGTTGGGGCCTGGTcggggctggtgctggcgctggtCTCGTTTCGTCTGGTCTGGTCTACAtaagcaaatattttgtggcTATTGCTATGGTTGCTCCTATGTGCATATCCTGCAGGCATTCAATTATGTTGTATGTTGTATGTTATATGTGGCTCGCCCAGGAGTGCCAAGTCGAATGGCAATTTCGAGTCTCACGCCACACggcggagtcggagtcggagacggagtcggagacggagtcgGAGACAGAGGAAagtgcaggggcaggggcaaagTCAAAGACTTCCTGAATGTCACTCATCGTGTTCTGCGTTCAGCCAAGCTCTACATGAATGTGTGTGAGTTAATTTGTTATTCAAATTTGTGTGTTATATATTGTTATTACTATGAAAATGGCTATCGCTCCTGTTGTCCCTCTGCACAGACTGGTCAGACGCCGAGCACTTTGCCCTCCAGCCAAAGGCTATGTATGTGGCTGGGCACCTGTAGTATAGCATGTGAAGCATGGCCATACAGCAGGGTCGATACTTTGGACTGGCATTAGTCGTAAAATTGGCTGTAGTCTTGGCTGTTTGTCAGAAAATGATTAAATGTGGGAATTTTCCCATTTACTATTGACAGCTTTGGAAAATGCTCGAAATTTTGTGTCGAGTCTTATAAAAATACTGAACTGAACATGCGCAGCTCTATTGAATGTAATAATTATTGATTGAATTCTTCAGCTAATGCTAATCTCAATTCATTTGCTGTTCATTTGCTGAACAATTGAATCCATTAATTTTCCCTCCAGtcaagtggagtggagtcccAACACACAATTGTCCCATTCATTCACCTTGACACCCGCgggcattaaaaattaaaaaagaacaCCCTCCGACTGGAAGCCCTAGAAAAGTTTGAGAGCCAACAACTATTAAGGATTAACGCTTGACCGTCTGGGCAAACCCCGCGTCTGGCGGCGgtcagtctctgtctctgtctccgtctccttctCCGTCTTCCGATCTGAATCATTGGGTATGGGCTAGGGTTTATGTTATAGTTAGGGTTTGGGCTTgaaggtggatgtggatgtggatgggtcTGGCTGTTGTCTAGTCTGTCAACCCCCAGGAGGAGTACGCCAGTGCTAAGCGGATTAATTTGTTGACGTGTTGCTCAATGGAAAAACGAGCCGGGGCGAGTTCAaaatagaaagagaaagagagtgagaagaaaatggaaaaatggaaaaaagggaaaatgctcaagcagcagtcagcagtcaaCGTGCAGCGAAATCCAATCATAATTATAGAGTCCAACGCCTCGGGTCGCGTCGGGAAGAAGTCGATGGAATTTACACAACAAAAGGTGGCCGCGACATTTTCAGCTGTCagcattaattaaaatgttttcataCATCACCCACAGACGGCAGAGTTCTAACACCTCTGTGTTCTGTTCGTTCTGCTGCAGACCCCAATCGCCCTCCCCGACCAGTCCCCAACCCATCCCCGCCCAATCCCGGACCAGCCAGAGCGGAAATGTCTTTGGAGAATGGGTATCGAAACACGACCAGAAGCCGCGACCAGGCATAAAGATGTCAAGCCCCGAACGGGTTGGGTGTGGGGACAATTTCCAGATCACTGCGTGTGTGTTTCTGGTTATCTGGGATTTATTTTCGGTCGCGGGCATTTGTCAGCCCGCTAATCTCTGTCTTTGGCGCGCGTGTAAAttatgtttttaaatatttttgccaCATTTCATTTATCTGTTTGACATTTGCgcataattaaaatgcaattaaatcgCCAGTAAATAATGCACAAAATGGTATCATTTTTAGAGCTGCAGCATCCAGCCGAAAAGCGCATCAATTATTAAAAAAGAGCCACCATCCGGCCCATTAAAGTTGCGTGCCAGCAAAAGTGTTAAGCCCGAAACTTTTGGTGAGAACTTTTAGCGAATGGGAGAGAGAGCTGAACCGAGCCGGGacgggccaggccaggccagctCATGTCAAGGGGTCGACAGGTTAAACGACGAATCGAGTCGACTGTCAATATATAATTGAAAATCAGAGCCGTCGCGACGGcagaaatgtttttttttcagtgtCTCTTTTCGGGGgtaattaaaaaagttttcccaatCGAAAAATAGAATGAAAATACCAATTGACAATGCCCTTTTTTGGCCATCTATAGGGGGATGGAAGACACTAATTGTCGAGCGCAGGACGGGGGACCCAGGAGCTGGCTGGGCAAACATTATCCTGGCTGACGTAATTAAAAAGCCGTCAACCGAAGTTGGCGCAGTTTGTGCTTAATGTCCAATTGATGCACAGACCGGGGCCGTTAGCTGCACTCTGATCTCGGACTTGGCCCTGTCTGCAGCTTTCTAATTAAATAAGCCAGCGTCACATTTGTCTTGAGTGTCCGACGATTCGGTGACTTATGATGACTGCAGAGCGGGCGACAAAaaccggacccggacccggacccggacccagCTCGGACCGAGTGAAGAAACAAAGCATGCGGCTACTTGGGGCAAGAGATTTATGAGGTAAAAGCAATTAGAAAGTGGCATTAACAAGCGAATGCAGCGCGGAACAATTAATAACAGTTACCAACTGCAGTCGTGGGTCAAAGCCAAAGACAGAGAAAGATGTGCAACGGGGAGTGGGAGTGCAGAGTGCAAAGAGGAGCGGAATATGAAAGAATATGGGGTTAAGGGTCAACTAGTTTCAATGGCTTTCGCCATCTAAAGGTTTTTTGGATCCAGAGGGCTTGGCCGATAAAAATATATCGAATGATTAATATCTGTGTGCTGTAGGGGAACTGAACCTATTTTAAAGTCATGTTTATTATCGATGCTGATATTAGGCCCGAGTGTATCGGTATTTTATTATCTGATGCTCATACGTAACGCGAAAATACAATATCAATCACGGAAActaaatgaattttttttttctgaataTCTTGTAGTATTCTTTTGAATTTACTTCCaacgaaaacatttaaatttggCCCGGCTAGCAGAGGGTCCCTTCTCCAACGGCATGTTCATCCGACGTCGTATCGCCTTGGGATGCTTTCAAGACTCCCATCAGTATCTCGACCTCGGCCTTAACGAAATCCAACTGTTTCTCAACGTCGTTGCGAGAGGCAGCCGGCTGTAGATCTGTGAAAGGATTGGCAGGACTGATTATCCGCTTGAATCGGAGCAGTACTGAACCAGGAACTCACCACGTCGCTTGCAGAGTGTGCGGTACAAGACGTTGACTCCATCCAAACTACGCTCATTGTCCATGTAGCTGTTGGTTATGGTGTCCTTGGTGGTGGCCAGGATGCTCTCCCACTTTAGGCACAAGACCCTCGACTCATTGTACGAGCGCTCGAGCTTGGCCAGATCGTTTTTGAGGCCCAGTACCGTCAGGGCAGCCTCATTGGTGACCTTCACCATACTCTTGCGCATTTCCTCGATTTCTTGGAGTTTCTTCTGCTCCAACTGATTGATTTCGACCTGTGCAAGCACTAAAATAATGTGTCAGAGAGCTGTTTTTGAGCTCAGCTCATCGCATGCTCACTTAGGGCATCACATCGGTCCATGCAGTCCTTGGGAGAGACGAATATATCGCAGACCTTGACCACCTCGTCCAGAACCTTCTCATACGGCTGGAACTCCTGAACGGTGGCCTTGAGGGCTTCCCGGAAGGCCTTCAGCTCGTCTATGGAGCTCTTGAAGTTCTCAATGCCCTCGCTCAGTTCGCCGTGTAGGGCAATCTCTTCGTCGATGGTCTTGTCCGCCGCCCGCTTCTTGTCCACGCAGTCCTTGATGAAGCTGTTAACCTCGATGAAGCGCTTCCTGAGTCGCTCCTGGATCTTGTACATCTTCCGCACGCGGGACGAGTTCAGCTCCGTCTGCCTTTTGGCACTGGCCAGCATCTCCTTCTGCAGCTTGGTCATGGCGTCATGCTCGCGATGGTTCTGAATGAACAACAGCTCGATGGAGTCCCCGGCAGAGTCGGAGTTTGGCGGTTTTCTGTTAATCGATCTTTAATCATCTTGGGGCCACGTGATGTTCCAGAACTTACACAAAGAACTTGTCCTGCATCTTAGAGTTAAGGTAGTCCCCAACAGCATGTTCGGGCCGCAAGTCCAAGTTGCCCAAGACATCGAGCTTCTTGGTGGGCTTAACGCGTGGCATCTTCGAGCTGTTGACCGAATCCCCTGACTTCAAAATGTAGCAAATAAATGTGTGGGATACTAATCTTGtgagtttctgtttctgtttctgtttgctgtAAGCTGTGTATTATTATTGTAACAAATTTTACGAGACCTACTTGGAACATGATTTTATTTGggtgaaaagaaaaacattcgTTGCCTGAGCGATCGAAAATCGCCAAGGCAATAGTTGCCATGGGCTTGAAAATGACGAAAGGGAAAGAGTATCCCTTCCAGAGTGTTAGTAATACATTTGTACTACAATTCCCAAATGAAACCAAGAATAGTGCTCAAATTGAATCTTCATAGATTGAAGCAGGGGACTAGTCCTACAATAATTGCAAGAATTTGAGAAATAAAGGGAAAACAGTAGGCTGGAAAGGAGTTGTCCTTACAGTCTATCAGTAATCAAAATACTTACAGAGAATGAACATATTCTCCTTACAACAGAGATAGACAAATATAttaacatataataatatcatacatattttataagAGGTTTTATATACACCGATAAAATGCCGCGCCACAAGCCCACCCTCACAATTGATGTGGTCGGGAACTTGGATCTCCGTCCCGAGCACTCCGTGGGCGACTACCGCCTCTCGCGCCAGCAGGACCAGTACTTTGTGTAAGCTGACTAAAGTATTACTCTTTTAACTGAATATCCTCATCGACACCTGAATACCTCGCGGTGGTTTAGAAAGCCTCCCAACTGGGACTCGGCTGGAGACTCGATTGAGATAATCTACATCGAAAATCTTCG from Drosophila pseudoobscura strain MV-25-SWS-2005 chromosome 4, UCI_Dpse_MV25, whole genome shotgun sequence encodes the following:
- the LOC4816727 gene encoding uncharacterized protein — its product is MPRVKPTKKLDVLGNLDLRPEHAVGDYLNSKMQDKFFVKPPNSDSAGDSIELLFIQNHREHDAMTKLQKEMLASAKRQTELNSSRVRKMYKIQERLRKRFIEVNSFIKDCVDKKRAADKTIDEEIALHGELSEGIENFKSSIDELKAFREALKATVQEFQPYEKVLDEVVKVCDIFVSPKDCMDRCDALMLAQVEINQLEQKKLQEIEEMRKSMVKVTNEAALTVLGLKNDLAKLERSYNESRVLCLKWESILATTKDTITNSYMDNERSLDGVNVLYRTLCKRRDLQPAASRNDVEKQLDFVKAEVEILMGVLKASQGDTTSDEHAVGEGTLC